GGCCTGCCGTCCTCGCCGGGGGTCACCGGCGCCACGGCAGCCGACACGATCGTGTTGCCCTACAACGACGTCGCCGCGGTGGAGGAGTCCTTCGCCACGTTCGGCGACACCATCGCCGCGGTCATCACCGAGGCGTGCCCGGGCAACATGGGGGCGGTGCCGCCGCTGCCCGGCTACAACGCCGCACTGCGGCGCATCACCGCCGAGCACGGCGCGCTGCTGATCGTCGACGAGGTGATGACCGGCTTCCGGATGAGCCGAAGCGGTTGGTACGGAATCGATCCGGTCGACGCCGACCTGTTCACCTTCGGCAAGGTGATGAGCGGCGGCCTGCCGGCCGCGGCATTCGGCGGCCGCAGAGACGTGATGGAACGGCTGGCTCCGCTGGGGCCGGTGTACCAAGCCGGCACCCTGTCCGGGAACCCGGTGGCAGTGGCCGCCGGACTGGCCACGCTGCGCAACGCCGACGACGCGGTCTACGCCGCCCTCGACGCCAACGCCGACCGGCTGGCGAGCCTTCTCTCCGATGCGCTCACCGAAGCCGGTGTGGCTCATCAGGTTCCGCGGGCCGGCAATTTCTTGTCGGTGTTCTTCACCGACTCACCGGTCACCAACTTCGCTGAAGCGAAGGCCAGCGAGACCTGGCGGTTCCCGGCGTTCTTCCATGCCTTGCTCGACGCCGGGGTGTACGCCCCGCCGAGCGCCTTCGAAACCTGGTTCGTCTCAGCCGCACTCGATGACGCCGCCTTCGACCGAATCGCCGGAGCCCTTCCGGCGGCGGCACGCGCGGCCGCAGGAGCCAAGCAATGACCGAACGGACCGTTGTCCACGTGATGCGCCACGGCGAGGTTCACAACCCAGAGGGCATCCTCTATGGGCGTCTTCCCGACTTTCACCTCTCGGACCGTGGACGCGCGCAGGCGGCCGCGGTGGCCAGCTGGCTGGCTGCCCGCGACGTCACCTACGTGGTGGCCTCACCCCTGGAGCGCGCTCAGGAGACGGCCGCGCCGATCGCCGCGCACCACGGCTTGGCGATCGACACCGACGACGAACTCATCGAGTCGCACAACGTGTTTCAGGGCGAGAAAGTCTCCCCGGGTGACGGCGCGCTGCGTGACCCTCGTAACTGGTGGCATCTGCGCAACCCGCGCACCCCGACCTGGGGGGAGCCCTACCGGGAGATCGCCGAGCGGATGCGGCGCGCGGTGGACCGGGCCCGGATCAAGGGCGCCGGGCACGAAGCGGTCTGCGTCAGCCACCAGCTGCCGGTCGAGACGCTGCGCAGGTCCATGACCGGTGCTCAGCTGCACCACTTTCCGACCCGGCGGCTGTGCAACCTGGCATCGTTGACGTCGTTCTATTTCGATGGGGACGAGTACGTCGGCTGGGGATACGCGGAGCTCGCCGGGCAGTGAAGCGGCTGTTGGTCCTCCTGGTGGCGGCGACGGTGTTGGTCGGCTGCTCCACCGGTGACGACGCTGTCGCTCAGGGTGGGACGTTCGAGTTCGTCGCTCCCGGCGGCAAGACCGACATCTTCTACGACCCGCCGAGCAGTCGCGGCACCCCGGGACCGCTGTCCGGTCCCGAGCTGATGGCCCCCTCGAAGACCGTGTCGCTGAAGGACTTCGAGGGAAAAGTCGTCGTGATCAACGTGTGGGGCCAATGGTGCGGGCCGTGCCGGTCCGAGATCACCCAGCTGGAGCAGGTCTACGCCCAGACTCGTGATCAGGGCGTGGCGTTCCTCGGGATCGACGTGCGGGACAACGACATCACCGCGCCTCAGGACTTCGTCGTCGACCGCAAGGTCACGTTCCCGTCGATCTACGACCCGGCGATGCGCACCATGATCGCGTTCGGCGGCAAGTATCCCGCCACCGTGATCCCGTCGACGGTCGTGCTCGACCGGCAACACCGGGTCGCCGCGGTGTTCCTGCGCGAGCTGCTGGCCGAGGACCTGCTGCCGGTGGTGCAGCGGCTGGCGGCCGACCCGAAACCGGCTGCACCATGACCGGTTTCGCCCAGACCGCCGCCGCGGGCCCGTTGCTGCTGGCCCTCGGTGTCTGCGTGCTCGCCGGGCTGGTGTCGTTCGCCTCGCCGTGTGTGGTTCCGCTGGTTCCCGGCTATCTGTCGTACCTCGCGGCGGTCGTCGGCGTGGACGACACGTCCGGTCCGGTGGCTGTGCGGACGCAGCGCCTGCGGGTGGCCGGCTCGGCGCTGCTGTTCGTCGCAGGATTCACCCTGGTCTTCGTGCTCGGCACCGTGGCGGTACTGGGGATGACCACCACGTTGATCACCAATCAACTTGTGCTGCAACGTGTCGGGGGTGTGCTGACCATCGTCATGGGGCTGGCGTTCATCGGCTTCATCCCGGCGCTGCAGCGTCAGGCCCGGTTCACCCCGCGCCGGTTCGCCGGTGTGGCGGGGGCCCCGCTGCTCGGCGCGGTGTTCGGACTGGGCTGGACGCCGTGTCTGGGTCCGACGCTGACCGGGGTGATCACCGTCGCCTCGGCCACCGACGGCGCCAGCGTCGCCCGCGGTGTCGTCCTGGTGATCGCCTACTGCCTGGGCCTGGGCATCCCGTTCGTGGTGCTGGCGCTGGGATCCAGCTGGGCCGCCAACGGATTGGGCTGGCTGCGCCGGCACACCCGGACCATCCAGATCGTCGGCGGTGTGCTGTTGATCGCCGTGGGGCTGGCCCTGGTCACCGGGGCGTGGAACGACTTCATCTCCTGGGTGCGCGACGCCTTCGTGTCCGACGTCAGGCTGCCGATTTGAGATCCGTCGTCACGTTGATCCGCACCCTCTGGCGGGCGCTCACCTCCATGGGTACCGCTCTGGTGCTGCTGTTCCTGCTCGCTCTCGCCGCGGTGCCCGGTGCGCTGCTGCCCCAGCGCAGCCTGAACGACGCCAAGGTCGAGCAGTACATCGCCGAGCACAACATCATCGGGCCATGGCTCAACCGCCTGCAGTTCTTCGAGGTGTTCTCCAGTTTTTGGTTCACCGCGATCTACGCGCTGCTGTTCATCTCGCTGGTGGGCTGCCTGACTCCGCGGATGATCGAACACGCCAAGAGCATGCGTGCCGTGCCGGTTCCGGCCCCGCGCAACCTGTCCCGGCTGCCCAAGTACGCCGCCGCCGAGGTGGTGGGGACGCAGGAGGCCGTCGCGGCGAGGATTTCCGAACGGCTCAAAGGCTGGCGACGGGTCACCCGCCAGGTGGACGGCGTCACGGAGATTTCCGCCGAGAAGGGTTACCTGCGCGAGTTCGGCAACATCGTCTTCCACTTCTCCTTGCTCGGCCTGCTGGTGGCGATCGCCGTCGGCAAGCTGTTCGGCTACGAGGGCAACGTCATCGTCATCGCCAACGGCGGCCCCGGTTTCTGCTCGGCCTCGCCGGCGGCATTCGACTCGTTCCGCGCCGGTAACAGCGTCGACGGCACCTCCCTGTACCCGATGTGCGTGCGAGTCAACGACTTCCAAGCCCACTACCTGCCCAACGGGCAGGCTCTGTCGTTCGCGTCGAACATCGACTACCAGGCCGGCGACGATCTGGCCGCCGGCACCTGGCAGCCCTACCGTCTCGAGGTCAACCATCCGCTGCGCATCGGCGGCGACCGGGTGTACCTGCAGGGTCACGGCTACGCGCCGACGTTCACCGTCACCTTCCCGAACGGGCAGAAGCGGACCCAGACCCTGCAATGGCGCCCGGACGATCAGCACACCCTGCTGTCCTCGGGCGTGATCCGCGTCGACCCGCCCGGCGGCATGTACCCCGACCCCTCGGAGCGGCGGAAGCACCAGCTGGCGATCATGGGCCTGTTCGCGCCCACCGCCGAACTGGACGGCACCCTGCTGTCGTCGAAGTATCCGGCGGCCAACGACCCGGCGGTGGCCATCGACATCTACCGCGGCGACACCGGGCTGGACACCGGCCGACCCCAGTCGTTGTTCACGCTCGACCCGCGGCTCATCGAGCAGAAGCGGCTGACCATGGTCAAGCGCACCAACCTGCGCCTTGGCGAGGACGTGCGCCTCGACGACGGCACCGTGGTGCGGTTCGACGGCGCCACCCCGTTCGTCAACCTGCAGGTTTCGCACGATCCCGGACAGGTGTGGGTGCTGGTGTTCGCGATGTCCATGATGGGCGGCCTGCTGGTGTCGCTGATCGTGCGCCGGCGGCGCGTGTGGGCGAGGATTTCTGGTGGCGGCGGGCAGGAGCGCAGCCCGGGGATGGATTTGGGTTCGAGCGGTACGGTGAACGTCGAGCTGGGCGGTCTGGCCCGCACCGACAACTCCGGCTGGGGCAACGAGTTCGAGAAGCTCACCGAACGGATGTTGGCGGACCTGCCGGAGCCGTCGAAAGAGAAGGTCTGAGCATGAATACCGAGCACATCGACATCGGGCTGGCCCGCTACTCCGATTGGGCCTTCACGTCGTCGGTCGTCGTCCTGGTCTTGGCGCTGCTGCTGCTGGCCGTCGAACTCGCCTACAGCCGCGGACGCAAGGTCGAGGCCCGCGAGATGGTGTCGGCCGGGGTCGCCGCGGACAGTGACCGCCCCGGCGTCGTCGTCGACAAGCCACGGCGCTCCGCCGATGAACGCATCGGCACAGCCGGCCTGTCGCTGGTGTACCTCGGCATCGCCTTGCTGTTCGCCTGCATCGTGCTGCGCGGTCTGGCCACCGCCCGCGTGCCGTGGGGCAACATGTACGAGTTCATCAACTTGACGAGCTTCTGCGGTCTGATCGCGGCGTCGATCGTGCTGCGCAAACCGCAGTACCGCGCGCTGTGGGTTTTCGTACTCGTTCCTGTGCTCATCCTTCTGACCGTCTCGGGCCGCTGGCTCTACACCAACGCCGCGCCCGTGATGCCTGCGCTGCAGTCCTACTGGCTGCCGATCCACGTCTCCGTTGTCAGCCTCGGCTCGGGTGTGTTCCTGGTCGCCGGTGTGGCCAGCATCCTGTTCCTGCTGAAGATGTCATCACTGGCCGATCCGGGCCGAGAGGGACGGCTGGCCCAGATCGTCCAACGGCTGCCCGACGCCCAGACCCTCGACCGAATCGCTTACCGCACCACGATTTTCGCGTTCCCGATCTTCGGCTTCGGCGTCATTTTCGGTGCCATCTGGGCCGAGGAGGCGTGGGGCCGGTACTGGGGCTGGGACCCCAAGGAGACGGTGTCGTTCATCGCCTGGGTGGTCTACGCCGCATACCTGCACGCCCGCTCGACGGCGGGATGGCGCGACAAGAAAGCCGCGTGGATCAACGTCATTGGCTTCGTCGCGATGGTCTTCAATCTGTTCTTCATCAACCTGGTGACGGTCGGCCTGCACTCCTACGCCGGAGTTAGCTGACTCCAGCCGTGCGCTAGGGTTCAAAGGACCCACGAACAACCACTCGACCCGAAACGATATGTCAGGGGGAAGTGCACGTGTCCACTCCTCATGGGTCCCACCAGGGCCATGAATTAACTGATGCGACAACGGTATTCCGCGCCGAACAGCGGTTCACCGATCCGGCGACCACCGCAACCGAATCCGAACCGGACTGGCTGGCGCCGACGCCGCCGATCGGCATCCCGATGGAATCGCTGACCGCGGCCGCGCCGGTGTTCAACCAGTACGTCGCCGAGCATCCGGTGCCGTCGTACCGCCCGATGGTGCCGCCGACGCCCTATCCGGACCTGTCGACGAGCGCGCTGCTACGCCAGGTGAAGCCGCCGCCGTCCGGTGGCTGGCGCCGTTGGCTGTACCTGGCGTCGGGGAAGTTGATCAACGTCGGTGAGGGCCAGCGCGCCGCGCACCACACCAACCTCGTCGCACAGGTGAACCGTCCGCTGCAGGGCTGCTACAAGATCGCGCTGCTCTCGCTCAAGGGCGGGGTCGGCAAGACGACGATCACCGCCACCCTGGGCGGGACGTTCGCCACCATTCGCGGCGACCGGGTGATCGCGGTCGACGCCAATCCCGACCGCGGGACGCTGAGCCAGAAGGTGCCGCTGGAAACCCCGGCCACCGTGCGTCATCTGCTGCGCGACGCCGAGAAGATCGAGCGCTACAGCGACGTCCGCGGCTACACCTCGCAGGGCCCGAGCCGGCTGGAAGTCCTGGCGTCGGAAAGCGACCCCGCGGTGTCCGAAGCGTTCAGCGCGACGGATTACGACAAGGCGCTGGCGGTGCTCGAGCGGTTCTACAGCCTGGTGCTCACCGACTGCGGCACCGGGCTGCTGCACTCGGCGATGACGTCGGTGCTGTCGCAGGCCGACGCACTGGTCGTGGTCAGTTCGGGTTCGGTGGACGGGGCGCGCAGCGCCTCGGCGACGCTGGACTGGCTGGACGCCCACGGCCATCAGGACCTGGTGCGCCGGTCGGTGTGCGTCATCAACGCCGTCCGGCCGCGGTCGGGCAAGGTCGACATGCAGAAGGTGGTGGACCACTTTTCGCGGCGGTGCCGCGCCGTATGCGTGGTGCCGTTCGACCCGCATCTGGAAGAGGGCGCCGAAATCGATCTCGAGCGGCTGAAGCCGAAGACCCGTGAGGCCCTGGTTCAGCTCGCTGCCGTGGTGGCCGACGGCTTTCCCGCCGTCGACGTGAACGAACGGTTCGGCTAGCGATGGCTAGCGCGGGTTAGCGGGGATTGTTGTCGCCGTGGCTGAGTCGCCACAGGAAGTCGGGATCGTCGTCGGGGCCGACAACCCTGGTCTTCGGCCGGTGCGCCTGGGCGCGAACCGCGCGCCAGCCGACATAGACCGCGGCGGCGATGATCAGAACCAACAGCAGGTACAGCACGAAAACCTCCTTTGTCCGAATATACGCGCGTCGGTAGGCTCGGCGCGGTGTCGGACAATTCGGACAACAAGACCTCGGGCGCGGGCGGTCGTTTGGTGCTCGACGTCCTCGCGTACACCCTTGCGCGGATCGCGCTGGTGGTCGTTCTGACGGCTGCGATCTACTACCTCGGCAAGCTGATCGGGATCACCGAGTTCCCGCTCATCGTGGCGTTGTTGTTCGGGATCGTGCTTGCGCTGCCGTTGGGGATCTGGCTGTTGGCGCCGTTGCGCAAGCGCGCCACCGCGAGCATCGCCGCGGTCGACGAGCGTCGTCGCCGTGACCGCGAGCAACTGCAGGCCCGGCTGCGCGGCAAAAAGTCGACCGACTAGCCGAACGCCAGCGCCAGCGCCACCGCGATCGACCAGACCAGCATTGTCAGGCCGGTATCGCGCAGCACCGGGATGAGCTCGCGACCGCCGAGGCCGCGGCGTACCGGCCCGGCCGCACGCAGGGCCAGCGGTGCGGCGATCAGACCGACCGCACACCACGGCGTGGCGAGCATCAGCACCAGGGTCAGCACGCCGGCCACAGCCAGCATGGACTGGTAAAGGATCCGGGTTCGGCCATCGCCGAGTCGGACCGCCAAGGTGACCTTGCCGGCCACGCGGTCGGTCGGGATGTCGCGCAGGTTGTTGGCCACCAGCACGGCCGACGACAGCGCGCCGGTCGCGACGGCCAGCGCCAGGCCGACCCAGTCGACCCGCAGCGCCTGGGTGTACTGCGTGCCCAGCACGGCGACGAGGCCGAAGAACACAAACACGGCGATCTCGCCGAATCCGGCATAGCCGTAGGGCCGGGAGCCGCCGGTGTACAGCCACGCTCCCGCGATGCAGACGACGCCCACCGCGATCAGCCAGGGCGCACTGACGACGGCCAGAGCCAGCCCGGCGACCGCACCGACACCGAGGCTGACGACGGCGGCGCTCAGCACCGCGCGCGGCGACGCCAGCTTCGAGCCGACCAACCGCAGCGGTCCGGCCCGTTCGTCGTCGGTGCCGCGGATGCCGTCGGAGTAGTCGTTGGCGAAGTTGACCCCGACGATCAGCGCGAGCGAAACGGCAAGTGCCAGTAGCGCCTTCCACCACACGAAGGCGTCCAGCCAGGCCGCTGCGCCGGTACCCGCGACCACTGGCGCCACCGCGTTGGGCAGAGTTCTGGGTCTGGCCCCTTCGACCCACTGCGCGATGCTCGCCATGCCCGCAATCGTCGCACGCAGGTCAGCCCGGTTGCTCAGGTGTCGTGCGGGTACGGGGTGTCGATATTTGCTGGTCGACTAAGCGCTCCGCTGAGCAGCGATAGCTACCCGCCGATGTCGGTACCGCTTCGCTGGGGCGCGACGTTTCGGGCGTATGCCGACGATAAGCACATCAAACTAAAGTGCGGGGATTTGCCGGCGGGTCCGTCTCAGAGATAGCTGACGCCCGTGAGATGGTCCGTCCCGCTGCGGTCGTCCGAGTTCGGCCAACCTAGCACTTCGGCAAACCGGTGCTGCCGAAGAACAGACCCGTAGGGTTCTGGAATGCCGAGAAAGGCTGATCGCCTGCTCAGTCGGAGGGTGGCGGGGGCAGCACGCGGGAGTGGTTGCGCGCTTAAATAATTCACGCGTCAAGAAGGTTTGCTGACGGACCAGCGCATCGCGTTCACCTGCGACTCTCGCAGGGGCTGTGATTGCGAGCCGGACCGCCGAACTGACTGACCGGTAAGTTCTGCGCCAAATACCGCCAACTCCCGATTTCGGCTCCGGTAACTTTTGCCGCGTTCATTCCAGACCCCTCGACAGGAGTAATAATGCGCATTGCTGTGCGGTCGTCCATCGCATCCGGGGTGGCGCTGGTGGGAGCCGGTGCTGTCGCATTCGCACCGATGCAACCGGTCGCGTCACCGCTGTCGAACGTCCACATTCCGGCGGCGTTCTCCAGCGTGGAACTCACCGCGTCGTTCGATCCCGTCACCCCATGGGTTGACCTCGTCACTGCCGCAGTGAGCAATGTGTCGACGATCGGACAGGACTGGCTGGCTGACCCCGCGCCCGCGTTGCGCCAGCTCGGCACGAACTTGTTCGGCTACGGGCAGACCACCGCCACCGCACTCGGGGGCGTCGCCTCGGCGACCTATGACTACTTGACGACGACGGTGCCAGAAGCGCTCACCACCGCGTTCCAGCAGATCGCCGACGGCAACCTGTCCGGGGCGGCAGGCACGATCAACAACGCCCTGGGAACCGCCATCCTGACGATCGGGCTTCCGCTGTTCCCGGTCCTGGATATCCCCGGCAAGATGGCGGACAACTTCGCCGCTGTGGTCAAGACGGTCACCGGGCTCGCGACGGTATTGCCGGCTCTCATCGGCGTTCTCGGCCCCATCGAGGGCTCGATCCAGTCCCTCGGCGACAGCGGGCAAGCGGTGCTCGACGCCCTGGCCGCGGGGCAGACCGTCACGGCGCTGAACGCCGCCATCAACACGCTCCCGACATTCATCGGCGCTGTGATCAACGGCTACGAGTCGACGGACGGCAGCCAGTACCCGGGGCTGTTGTCGCCGCCCGATGAGAACGGCAACAACGCGGGCATCGCGTACACGCTGCTGGTCTCGATCCCGAAGGCGATCGCCACGGCGCTGGGAGCTCCGGCGGCCCCGGCGGGTGCGGCGCTCAAGCCGGCCGCGGCGAGTTCCAAGGCTGTCGCGGCGGAGCAGCCCGCAGCGGTCGAGGCCGCCTCCGGCGAGTCGTCGCAGTCCTCCGAGGCCGCCGACGCCTCGGCGACTGACACGGCGTCGGACAGCGCTGCCTCGGCGACCGTGAAGGACGGGAACAAGGTGACCCCCGGAAAGTCCGGTGTCACGAGTGCGCGGGGTGCGAAGGGCTCGTCGAAGCCGGCCGGATCGGAGACCGCAGGCGGCAAGGGCTCGACCGGGGGAGGCTCCAGCAAGGGTCACTCTGCCCGGCATGGCGCCGGCGGAGCCGACTAGTCCGACTTCAGCAGTACTGACGAGGTAGATGGCAGCCCCCGCGGCGACGCGGGGGACTCGCCATGTCGTTCCAGGCACGCGGAGGATCTGTGTCGACACGTCGACCGGGCGACGTAGGCCGTCAATTGGTTCAACAACGCCGCCACAGGCTGGGCCTCGACGATGTCGAGGCCCATGCGTGGGTGCAGTTCGAGTCGGTCGCGATCGCATTGCACGGACTGGTCAATCGAGCCCTGCTGCACCACCACCATTTGAGTCTCGCCGACGTCCAATTGCTGAGTCATCTGAAGAGTCATGGCCCGAGTCCGATGGGTGCTCTTGCCGAGATGCTGATGGTCACGCCGAGTGCGCTCACCCAACAGATCCAGCGCCTCGAGCGGCGCCGGCTGGTCGACCGGGAGGCGAGCAGCGATGACGGCCGGCGGGTGCTCGCGACGATCACCCGCGACGGGCTCCGGCTGACCGCCGCGTCGTTGGAGACCTACGCCCGTGTGGTGCGTGCGCACTTCCTCGACGAGCTGAGCAGGAATCAGATGATCGCGCTCGGCGACGGTTGCCGGCGGATCAGCGCCCGGTTGAAGGCAGCCGATTCCACCGGGGAGCCGTCCGACAGCCAGTGATCGGCGGGATCGGAACTGCCTGCACAATGGTCGAATGCTCGGAGTAATCGGCGGCAGCGGTTTCTACACCTTCTTCGGGGCCGACGCGCGCAGCGTCAACCTGGATACGCCCTACGGTGAACCGAGTGCGCCGATCACGGTCGGCCGGGTCGGCCAGCACGAGGTGGCCTTCCTGCCCCGGCACGGCCTGAGTCATGAGTTCTCGCCGCACAAGGTGCCGTACCGGGCCAACATGTGGGCGTTGCGTGCGCTCGGTGTGCGGCGGGTGTTCGGGCCGTGCGCGGTCGGCAGCCTCACTCCCGAGCTTGGGCCCGGCGCCATCGTCGTTCCCGATCAGTTGGTCGACCGGACCCGGGGCCGGCTGGACACATACTTCGACTCCGGCGGCATCCATGTCGGCTTCGCCGATCCCTACTGCCCGACGTTGCGCTCGGCGGTGACGGGGCTGCCCGGTGTGGTCGACGGCGGCACCATGGTCGTGGTGCAGGGGCCGCGGTTCTCCACCCGCGCCGAGAGCCAGTGGTTCGCGCGCGAAGGGTTCAGCCTGATCAACATGACCGGATACCCCGAGGCGGTGCTCGCCCGCGAGTTGGAAATGTGTTACGCGGCAATTGCTTTGGTGACCGACCTGGATGCCGGCGTGGATGTCGGGGCGGGTGTTCGCGCGGTCGACGTCTTCGCGGAGTTCGAGAAGAACATGGGGCCGTTCAAGCAGTTGGTGCTGGAAGCCATCGACCAGGTGGCCTCTGACCGCGTGTGCGAGCACTGCCTTGCGCACGAAGGTGTCGAGTTGCCGTTCGACCTGCCATGAGGATCCTGCTGACCGGCGCGGCCGGGTTCATCGGTAACCGGGTCCGCGCGGCGCTGCTCGCCGACGGGCACGAGGTGGTGGCGGTCGACGTCATGCTCGACGCCGCTCACGGTCCCGGTGCCGAACTGCCCGATGACACGCACCGGGTCGATGTGCGCGACGCTGATGCCTTGGCTCCCTTGCTATCCGGGGTCGACGCGGTGTGCCATCAGGCCGCTGTGGTGGGGGCGGGTGTCAACGCCGCCGACGCGCCGTCCTATGGGAGCCACAACGACTACGGGACCGCGGTTCTGCTGGCGCAGATGTTCGCCGCCGGCGTACAGCGGTTGGTCTTGGCATCGTCGATGGTGGTGTACGGCCAGGGTGGATACCGCTGCCCGGAGCACGGTGCCGTCGAGCCGCTGCCGCGGACCCGGGCCGATCTCGATGGCGGCGTGTTCGAACATCGCTGCCCCGTCGGTGGTGAGGAACTGCAGTGGCAGCTGGTGGGTGAGGACGCGCCACTGCGCCCCCGCAGCCTGTACGCCGCCAGCAAGGCGGCCCAGGAGCATTACGCGCTGGCGTGGGCCGAATCCACCGGCGGGTCGGTGGTCGCGCTGCGCTATCACAATGTGTACGGCCCGGGCATGCCGCGTGACACCCCCTATTCGGGAGTGGCGGCGATCTTCCGGTCGTCGCTCGAGAAGGGCGAGCCGCCAAGGGTTTTCGAAGACGGCGGCCAGATGCGAGATTTCGTGCACGTCGACGACGTCGCGGCGGCCAATGTGGCGGCCGTGCGCTCGGAGGCGGGTGGTTTTCTGGCGGCCAACGTGTGCTCGGGGCGGCCGGTCTCGATCATGACGGTCGCCACCCGGATCTGCGAGGCGCGGGGTGGGCCGGCGCCGGTGGTCACCGGTCAGTATCGCAGCGGCGACGTCCGACACATCGTCGCCGACCCGGCCTTGGCGGCCGAGTCGCTGGGTTTCCGGGCACAGGTCGACCCGGACCGGGGGCTGCGGGACTTCGCCTTCGCGCCGTTGCGGGCGTGACCCGCGCCACAGCTCTAAATCCCTTCGCTCCGTGGCTATTTCATGGACGATGACCGCGGTCCCCGGAAGTGGTGACAATCGTCACCTTCGGCGCGGGGAGCGCTGACTGGACCGCGCGAAAGTGGCAGAATCTGGATCGGTTCCAATTTAGCTATTCAAGGAGTGGTGACGATCATGGCTCTGTTGACGATCGGGGATCAGTTCCCGGCTTACGATCTCAAAGCGGTTGTCGGGGGTGACCTGTCGAAGGTCAACGCCCAGCAGCCCGACGATTACTTCATTCAGGTGACCAGCTCGGACAGCCCGGGCAAGTGGCGCATCATCTTCTTCTGGCCCAAGGACTTCACGTTCGTGTGCCCCACCGAGATTGCCGCGTTCGGCAAGCTCAACGACGAGTTCGAGGACCGCGATGCCCAGGTGCTCGGGGTGTCGGTGGACAACGAGTTCGTCCACTTCCAGTGGCGCGCGCAGCATGAGGATCTCAAGAAGCTGCCGTTCCCGATGGTGTCCGACCTCAAGCGCGAACTCGCCCTGGCCACTGGCGTGCTCAACGCCGACGGCGTGGCCGATCGTGCCACGTTCATCGTCGACCCCAACAACGAGATCCAGTTCGTCTCGGTGACCGCCGGATCGGTCGGCCGCAACGTCGACGAGGTGCTGCGGGTGCTCGACGCGCTGCAGTCCGACGAGCTGTGCGCCTGCAACTGGAAGAAGGGCGACCCGACCATCGACGCCGGCGAGCTGCTGGCCGAGGCGGTCTGAGCATGAGCATCGACGCCGTCAAAGAGGCATTGCCCGAGTACGCCAAGGATCTCAAGCTGAACCTGGGCAGCATCGTCCGCTCGACCGAGCTGACCGAACAGCAGCTGTGGGGCGCGCTGGTGGCGACCGCCGCGGCGACCAAGTCCGAGCGGCTGCTGCGCGAGGTGACCGAGGACGCCCTGGATGTGCTGTCCGAGGAGGCGTATCACGCCGCGTTGGGCGCCGCCGCGATCATGGGGATGAACAACGTCTTCTACCGCACCAAGCATCAGCTCGACGGTCGCTACGACGATCTGCGGGCCGGGCTGCGGATGAACATCATCGCCAACCCCGGCGTGGCGAAGGTCGACTTCGAGCTGTGGTCGCTGGCCGTGTCCGCGATCAACGGATGCGATCAGTGCCTGGCCGCCCACGAGAAGGAGCTCCGCGACGCGGAGGTGTCGCGGACCTCGATCTTCGAGGCCATCAGGGTCGCGTCGATCGTGTCCGGTGTCGCTCAGGCCCTGCTCACGGCGCAGGCGCTCGCCACCGCCTGATCACATAGCG
This is a stretch of genomic DNA from Mycobacterium sp. ELW1. It encodes these proteins:
- a CDS encoding MinD/ParA family protein — its product is MSTPHGSHQGHELTDATTVFRAEQRFTDPATTATESEPDWLAPTPPIGIPMESLTAAAPVFNQYVAEHPVPSYRPMVPPTPYPDLSTSALLRQVKPPPSGGWRRWLYLASGKLINVGEGQRAAHHTNLVAQVNRPLQGCYKIALLSLKGGVGKTTITATLGGTFATIRGDRVIAVDANPDRGTLSQKVPLETPATVRHLLRDAEKIERYSDVRGYTSQGPSRLEVLASESDPAVSEAFSATDYDKALAVLERFYSLVLTDCGTGLLHSAMTSVLSQADALVVVSSGSVDGARSASATLDWLDAHGHQDLVRRSVCVINAVRPRSGKVDMQKVVDHFSRRCRAVCVVPFDPHLEEGAEIDLERLKPKTREALVQLAAVVADGFPAVDVNERFG
- a CDS encoding DUF4229 domain-containing protein: MSDNSDNKTSGAGGRLVLDVLAYTLARIALVVVLTAAIYYLGKLIGITEFPLIVALLFGIVLALPLGIWLLAPLRKRATASIAAVDERRRRDREQLQARLRGKKSTD
- a CDS encoding 1,4-dihydroxy-2-naphthoate polyprenyltransferase, producing the protein MASIAQWVEGARPRTLPNAVAPVVAGTGAAAWLDAFVWWKALLALAVSLALIVGVNFANDYSDGIRGTDDERAGPLRLVGSKLASPRAVLSAAVVSLGVGAVAGLALAVVSAPWLIAVGVVCIAGAWLYTGGSRPYGYAGFGEIAVFVFFGLVAVLGTQYTQALRVDWVGLALAVATGALSSAVLVANNLRDIPTDRVAGKVTLAVRLGDGRTRILYQSMLAVAGVLTLVLMLATPWCAVGLIAAPLALRAAGPVRRGLGGRELIPVLRDTGLTMLVWSIAVALALAFG
- a CDS encoding MarR family transcriptional regulator: MSTRRPGDVGRQLVQQRRHRLGLDDVEAHAWVQFESVAIALHGLVNRALLHHHHLSLADVQLLSHLKSHGPSPMGALAEMLMVTPSALTQQIQRLERRRLVDREASSDDGRRVLATITRDGLRLTAASLETYARVVRAHFLDELSRNQMIALGDGCRRISARLKAADSTGEPSDSQ
- a CDS encoding S-methyl-5'-thioadenosine phosphorylase, whose translation is MLGVIGGSGFYTFFGADARSVNLDTPYGEPSAPITVGRVGQHEVAFLPRHGLSHEFSPHKVPYRANMWALRALGVRRVFGPCAVGSLTPELGPGAIVVPDQLVDRTRGRLDTYFDSGGIHVGFADPYCPTLRSAVTGLPGVVDGGTMVVVQGPRFSTRAESQWFAREGFSLINMTGYPEAVLARELEMCYAAIALVTDLDAGVDVGAGVRAVDVFAEFEKNMGPFKQLVLEAIDQVASDRVCEHCLAHEGVELPFDLP
- a CDS encoding NAD-dependent epimerase/dehydratase family protein encodes the protein MRILLTGAAGFIGNRVRAALLADGHEVVAVDVMLDAAHGPGAELPDDTHRVDVRDADALAPLLSGVDAVCHQAAVVGAGVNAADAPSYGSHNDYGTAVLLAQMFAAGVQRLVLASSMVVYGQGGYRCPEHGAVEPLPRTRADLDGGVFEHRCPVGGEELQWQLVGEDAPLRPRSLYAASKAAQEHYALAWAESTGGSVVALRYHNVYGPGMPRDTPYSGVAAIFRSSLEKGEPPRVFEDGGQMRDFVHVDDVAAANVAAVRSEAGGFLAANVCSGRPVSIMTVATRICEARGGPAPVVTGQYRSGDVRHIVADPALAAESLGFRAQVDPDRGLRDFAFAPLRA
- a CDS encoding peroxiredoxin yields the protein MALLTIGDQFPAYDLKAVVGGDLSKVNAQQPDDYFIQVTSSDSPGKWRIIFFWPKDFTFVCPTEIAAFGKLNDEFEDRDAQVLGVSVDNEFVHFQWRAQHEDLKKLPFPMVSDLKRELALATGVLNADGVADRATFIVDPNNEIQFVSVTAGSVGRNVDEVLRVLDALQSDELCACNWKKGDPTIDAGELLAEAV
- the ahpD gene encoding alkyl hydroperoxide reductase AhpD: MSIDAVKEALPEYAKDLKLNLGSIVRSTELTEQQLWGALVATAAATKSERLLREVTEDALDVLSEEAYHAALGAAAIMGMNNVFYRTKHQLDGRYDDLRAGLRMNIIANPGVAKVDFELWSLAVSAINGCDQCLAAHEKELRDAEVSRTSIFEAIRVASIVSGVAQALLTAQALATA